A genomic segment from Leptospira congkakensis encodes:
- a CDS encoding STAS domain-containing protein produces MVTKTVEENCYRIEESQLDLYSAASLEEDMTNIFQKGVTSLYLDFSNVEEVSSSVLGLLLYKKMIYRKQGVSLFLINVNPQVFKILKILNLSGHLLL; encoded by the coding sequence ATGGTCACAAAAACGGTAGAGGAAAATTGTTATCGCATAGAAGAAAGTCAATTGGATCTTTACTCTGCGGCAAGCCTAGAAGAGGACATGACAAACATCTTCCAAAAGGGAGTCACCTCCCTCTACTTGGATTTTTCTAATGTAGAAGAAGTGTCTTCGTCCGTACTCGGACTTCTTCTATATAAAAAAATGATCTATAGAAAACAGGGAGTCAGTTTGTTTCTGATCAATGTAAATCCTCAAGTTTTCAAAATCTTAAAAATTTTAAACCTAAGTGGGCATTTACTTCTTTAA